A region of Nostoc sp. 'Peltigera membranacea cyanobiont' N6 DNA encodes the following proteins:
- a CDS encoding type IV pilus twitching motility protein PilT produces MEMMIEDLMEQLIEMGGSDLHLSAGLPPYFRISGKLTPIGEHVLTADQCQRLIFSMLNNTQRKTLEQNWELDCSYGVKGLARFRVNVYKERGSYAACLRALSSKIPNFEKLGLPDIVREMTDKPRGLILVTGPTGSGKTTTLAAMIDLINRTKAEHILTVEDPIEFVYEPIKSLVHQRQLGEDTKSFANALKAALREDPDIVLVGEMRDLETISLAISAAETGHLVFGTLHTSSAAQTVDRIIDVFPHERQTQVRVQLSNSLVAVFSQTLVSKKSPKPGEYGRVMAQEILIVTPAISNLIREGKTAQIYSAIQTGGKLGMQTLEKVLADFYKAGTISFEAAMSKTSKPDEIQRLIGTSVPPQAAGAKPGMAAKAH; encoded by the coding sequence ATGGAAATGATGATTGAAGACTTGATGGAACAGTTGATTGAAATGGGTGGCTCGGATTTGCATTTATCCGCAGGTTTGCCTCCCTACTTCCGCATCAGTGGCAAACTTACCCCCATAGGTGAGCATGTATTGACAGCCGATCAATGTCAAAGGCTGATTTTTAGTATGCTCAACAACACCCAGCGTAAAACCTTAGAGCAGAACTGGGAATTGGATTGTTCTTATGGCGTTAAGGGTTTGGCACGCTTCCGGGTCAATGTTTACAAAGAACGTGGTTCTTATGCTGCTTGCTTACGGGCATTAAGTTCTAAGATTCCTAACTTTGAAAAATTAGGTTTGCCAGATATTGTACGGGAAATGACAGATAAGCCTAGAGGACTAATTCTGGTGACAGGCCCTACAGGTTCCGGCAAGACAACCACCCTAGCGGCGATGATCGACTTGATTAACCGCACCAAGGCAGAGCATATTTTAACGGTGGAAGACCCAATTGAATTTGTCTATGAACCCATTAAAAGCTTGGTTCACCAACGACAACTGGGTGAAGATACTAAGAGCTTTGCTAATGCTTTGAAAGCAGCTTTGCGGGAAGATCCAGATATTGTTCTGGTGGGAGAAATGCGCGATTTGGAAACGATTTCTTTGGCGATTTCCGCAGCAGAAACAGGACACTTGGTATTTGGTACTCTCCACACCAGTTCCGCCGCCCAGACAGTTGACCGGATTATTGACGTTTTCCCCCATGAAAGACAAACCCAGGTGCGGGTGCAGTTATCTAACTCATTAGTGGCGGTATTTAGCCAAACCTTGGTGTCTAAGAAAAGCCCTAAACCCGGTGAATATGGTCGGGTGATGGCACAAGAAATTCTAATTGTCACTCCCGCTATTTCTAACTTGATTAGAGAAGGTAAAACAGCCCAAATTTACTCAGCTATTCAAACTGGCGGCAAATTGGGGATGCAAACTCTGGAGAAGGTTTTAGCTGATTTTTACAAAGCAGGAACGATTTCTTTTGAAGCGGCGATGTCTAAGACTTCTAAGCCAGATGAAATCCAACGTCTTATCGGTACTTCTGTACCACCCCAGGCAGCAGGTGCGAAACCCGGTATGGCTGCCAAAGCCCATTAA
- a CDS encoding type II secretion system F family protein: MPNFVARVRDSQGKSRTEKITAESLVQARTNLRDQGFVIQELKQSQGFQPDVALKKFQNSLVKVSVKDKAVFSRQFAVLMNAGVAIVRSLGVLSEQCSNTKLKQALVEISTDVQSGMNLSEAMRKHPDCFDGLYVSMIQAGEVGGVLDEVLNRLAKLLEDVARLQNQIKSALSYPTVVGFIAVAIFLGMTIFLIPIFATIFTQIGISLPPLTQFLMDASKFLRSPGAFVLLGILIALKFAYGQYAKTPVGRITIDRLSLKMPLFGDLIQKSSVARFSRTFGSLTRSGVPILTCLEIVRDTSGNQVIANAIDAARMEIQQGGMISIALQKDAVFPAMAIQMISIGEETGELDGMLMKVADFYEDEVEQAVKAMTSILEPVMIVVLGGMVGTILLAMYLPMFAVFEKLG; encoded by the coding sequence ATGCCAAACTTTGTTGCTCGTGTTCGGGATTCTCAAGGAAAATCCCGAACAGAAAAAATTACTGCTGAATCTTTGGTACAAGCTCGGACTAATCTTAGAGATCAAGGTTTTGTAATCCAAGAACTCAAACAATCTCAAGGATTTCAGCCAGATGTTGCCTTAAAAAAATTCCAGAATTCCTTAGTTAAGGTTTCTGTGAAAGACAAAGCCGTTTTTTCCCGTCAATTTGCCGTTTTGATGAATGCGGGGGTTGCGATCGTTAGAAGTCTGGGGGTACTTTCCGAACAGTGTAGTAATACTAAACTCAAACAAGCCCTAGTTGAGATTAGTACTGATGTTCAAAGTGGAATGAACCTTTCAGAAGCAATGCGGAAACATCCTGACTGCTTTGATGGGTTATATGTGAGTATGATTCAAGCCGGTGAAGTGGGTGGTGTTCTAGACGAAGTATTGAATCGTTTAGCTAAGTTGCTAGAAGATGTTGCTCGTCTACAAAACCAAATTAAATCAGCATTGTCTTATCCAACTGTTGTGGGTTTTATCGCAGTTGCAATCTTTCTCGGCATGACCATTTTTCTCATTCCGATTTTTGCCACGATTTTTACACAAATTGGAATCTCATTACCACCTCTAACGCAATTCTTGATGGATGCTAGTAAATTTCTGAGAAGTCCTGGTGCTTTCGTACTTCTAGGTATTCTCATAGCATTGAAATTTGCCTATGGACAATATGCTAAAACTCCTGTTGGTCGGATAACAATCGATCGTCTTTCCCTCAAAATGCCGTTATTTGGTGACTTAATTCAAAAATCTTCAGTCGCCCGCTTTAGCCGGACTTTTGGTTCTTTGACTCGTTCAGGCGTACCAATTTTAACTTGCTTAGAAATTGTCCGAGATACATCAGGAAACCAAGTAATTGCTAATGCCATAGACGCAGCCCGGATGGAGATTCAACAGGGAGGTATGATTAGTATTGCTTTACAAAAAGATGCTGTTTTTCCAGCTATGGCAATTCAGATGATTAGTATCGGCGAAGAAACTGGAGAATTAGATGGAATGTTGATGAAAGTTGCTGATTTCTATGAAGATGAAGTCGAGCAAGCAGTAAAAGCAATGACCAGTATTTTGGAACCAGTGATGATTGTAGTTTTAGGGGGGATGGTTGGAACCATTTTGCTAGCAATGTATTTGCCGATGTTTGCGGTATTTGAAAAGCTGGGATAA
- the bioU gene encoding (S)-8-amino-7-oxononanoate synthase BioU: MSTANISSAIRIGVLGFGGLGQAAAKVLAAKQEMILVAAADQKGYAYAAEGLNTQECIATYQSQGSVGYLEPVGTLTNQSIQDVIAIAQPVDGYFLALPNLPNDFIPSVAKEFIKSGWRGVLVDAIKRTSAVEQLLAMKEELQAAGITYMTGCGATPGLLTAAAALAAQSYAEIHQVEITFGVGIANWEAYRATVREDIGHIPGYTVETARAMTDAEVEALLDKTNGVLTLKNMEHADDVMLEVAGICDRDRVTVGGVVDTRNPKKPLSTNVKVTGRTFEGKISTHTFTLGDETSMAANVCGPAFGYLKAGKQLHQRGIYGIFTAAEIMPQFVK, from the coding sequence ATGAGTACAGCAAATATTTCGTCAGCGATACGCATAGGAGTACTAGGTTTCGGCGGACTCGGACAAGCCGCTGCCAAGGTACTTGCTGCTAAACAGGAAATGATTTTAGTCGCAGCCGCAGATCAAAAAGGTTACGCTTACGCTGCTGAAGGTTTAAATACTCAAGAATGCATTGCAACTTACCAGTCCCAAGGTTCTGTAGGTTATTTAGAACCAGTTGGTACGTTAACAAATCAAAGTATTCAGGATGTAATTGCAATAGCTCAACCTGTGGATGGGTATTTTCTGGCTTTACCCAACCTACCAAACGATTTTATCCCTTCTGTAGCCAAAGAGTTTATTAAATCTGGTTGGCGGGGTGTGCTAGTGGATGCAATTAAGCGCACCTCTGCTGTAGAACAACTACTGGCGATGAAAGAAGAACTGCAAGCCGCCGGGATTACTTACATGACAGGTTGTGGTGCTACACCCGGACTGTTAACCGCCGCCGCCGCATTAGCCGCCCAAAGCTACGCCGAAATTCATCAAGTCGAAATTACCTTTGGGGTGGGAATTGCCAACTGGGAAGCTTACCGCGCCACTGTTCGGGAAGATATTGGCCATATCCCTGGTTATACAGTGGAAACTGCTAGGGCGATGACTGACGCAGAAGTAGAAGCACTACTAGATAAAACTAATGGCGTGCTTACCTTGAAGAATATGGAACACGCTGATGATGTGATGCTAGAGGTGGCGGGAATTTGCGATCGCGATCGCGTTACAGTTGGTGGTGTAGTCGATACTCGCAATCCTAAAAAGCCCCTCAGCACTAACGTTAAGGTAACAGGGCGCACTTTTGAAGGGAAGATTTCCACCCATACCTTTACTTTGGGAGATGAAACCAGTATGGCAGCCAATGTCTGCGGGCCTGCCTTTGGCTATCTCAAAGCTGGTAAGCAATTGCACCAACGCGGCATCTATGGAATATTCACTGCTGCCGAAATTATGCCGCAATTTGTAAAGTAA
- a CDS encoding ABC transporter ATP-binding protein, which produces MSLIEIRNVSKTFRKGFNEYPIIQNMDFFVKKGEFVVLLGKNGAGKSTLLNLILGLVQPSEGEVKLMGLSPQQSSAKKAVGAVLQETTVPKNLKVKELVQLVRSYYPQSYTVQDILKRVGLEDKSEAWVSELAGGEKQRLYFALALVGNPELLILDEPTQKLDTEGYEMFWQEIRFCQKQGITILMVIHPDDRDFDKLSPLATRYVTLHALSEAPPEGQLSEDTSQEIIQIENQQISQNIPVIQPQGAAFIFLQQMWVEIIQLFRTPLFLLGIILFACFSSVLPFHGELAKQALTSFSVLILLTIAIDRLGKRVSVERAEGWLKLLRITPLPPVIYIAAKVVTTLLLSTIIITLIMILGIWRLKIDINPEQLLLLVFSLVLGVIPFAVFGLALSYLTEPKSYDSIAGLSIPLGLASCGALPLTNPRYLQDLVAFSPFYHYRELTLWAAGLDYDEHLLLHLLWLLWAGGIFGLIAVWAYKRDSVIQ; this is translated from the coding sequence ATGAGCTTGATTGAAATTCGCAATGTTTCTAAAACCTTTCGGAAAGGCTTTAATGAATATCCGATTATTCAAAACATGGATTTTTTTGTTAAAAAAGGAGAATTTGTAGTCCTGTTAGGAAAAAATGGTGCAGGGAAAAGTACATTACTTAATTTAATTTTAGGGCTTGTCCAACCCAGTGAAGGAGAAGTAAAACTTATGGGTCTTTCTCCTCAACAATCTTCTGCAAAAAAAGCTGTGGGTGCCGTTTTACAAGAAACAACAGTTCCTAAAAATTTAAAAGTTAAAGAACTTGTGCAGCTTGTACGAAGTTACTATCCTCAGTCATATACAGTTCAAGATATTTTGAAAAGGGTCGGTCTTGAAGATAAATCTGAAGCATGGGTTAGTGAGTTAGCCGGTGGGGAAAAACAACGTTTGTATTTTGCTCTTGCTTTAGTGGGTAATCCAGAACTGCTTATACTTGATGAACCTACACAAAAGTTAGATACGGAAGGCTATGAAATGTTTTGGCAAGAAATAAGATTCTGCCAAAAGCAGGGAATCACAATTTTAATGGTGATACACCCTGATGATCGGGATTTCGATAAACTTAGCCCACTTGCCACTCGTTATGTCACTCTCCATGCACTTTCTGAAGCACCACCAGAAGGTCAACTTAGTGAAGATACGAGTCAAGAGATAATTCAAATAGAGAATCAACAAATATCACAAAATATACCTGTAATTCAACCACAAGGTGCTGCATTTATCTTTTTGCAGCAAATGTGGGTAGAAATAATTCAGCTATTTCGTACACCTCTGTTTTTATTAGGTATTATCCTTTTTGCGTGTTTCAGCAGTGTTCTTCCATTTCATGGTGAATTAGCAAAACAAGCACTAACATCATTTAGTGTATTAATCTTATTGACGATTGCCATTGATAGGTTAGGGAAAAGAGTCTCAGTTGAACGCGCTGAAGGTTGGTTAAAATTGCTCCGTATAACTCCATTACCACCAGTTATCTATATCGCTGCAAAAGTTGTAACAACTCTGCTATTATCCACCATAATTATTACCTTAATTATGATATTAGGGATTTGGCGCTTAAAAATAGATATTAATCCTGAACAACTATTGCTTCTTGTCTTCAGCTTAGTGTTGGGAGTGATACCTTTTGCTGTTTTTGGTCTAGCACTAAGTTATTTAACAGAACCTAAAAGTTATGACTCTATTGCTGGATTATCTATTCCGCTTGGGTTAGCAAGTTGTGGTGCTTTACCTCTAACTAATCCACGTTATTTACAGGATTTAGTTGCTTTCTCTCCTTTTTACCACTATAGAGAACTAACGCTATGGGCAGCAGGTTTAGATTATGACGAACATCTGTTATTGCATTTACTATGGCTATTGTGGGCTGGAGGTATATTTGGATTGATAGCTGTATGGGCGTATAAACGCGATTCAGTAATTCAATAG
- a CDS encoding AbrB/MazE/SpoVT family DNA-binding domain-containing protein produces the protein MRTAIRTRIVKIGNSQGIRIPKLILEQSGIGEEVEIEIQDCHLIVRAASKSRQGWEEAFATMAKQHDDALLDDAVTTEWEHLEWEW, from the coding sequence ATGAGAACAGCAATTAGAACCCGTATTGTTAAAATCGGTAACTCTCAAGGTATCCGCATTCCTAAACTTATACTGGAACAAAGTGGTATTGGTGAAGAGGTGGAAATTGAAATTCAAGATTGTCACCTAATTGTCCGTGCTGCCTCTAAATCGCGTCAAGGGTGGGAGGAAGCATTTGCAACAATGGCGAAACAACACGACGATGCACTGCTTGATGATGCCGTAACTACTGAGTGGGAGCATCTAGAGTGGGAGTGGTAG
- a CDS encoding type II toxin-antitoxin system PemK/MazF family toxin translates to MVVNRFDVFLVNLDPTIGSEIQKTRPCVVISPDEMNKYIATVIVAPMTTKGQSYPTRVACEFQGKDGQIVLDQIRTVDKTRLVKKLGQIDSDEQKAVLDTLAEMFAE, encoded by the coding sequence GTGGTAGTCAATCGATTTGATGTATTTTTGGTTAACCTCGACCCGACGATTGGCAGTGAGATTCAGAAGACAAGACCCTGTGTAGTAATTTCACCAGATGAGATGAACAAATATATTGCCACTGTCATTGTTGCTCCGATGACAACTAAAGGACAGTCTTATCCGACTCGTGTGGCTTGTGAGTTTCAGGGCAAGGATGGGCAAATCGTTCTCGATCAAATTCGTACAGTTGACAAAACTCGATTAGTCAAAAAGCTAGGTCAAATTGATTCTGATGAACAAAAAGCAGTTTTAGATACTTTGGCTGAAATGTTTGCTGAATAA
- a CDS encoding DUF433 domain-containing protein → MMPTSRIVHSDPDILGGTTVFVGTRVPIKTLLDYLEAGDSLNEFLDHFPSVSREQAIAALECTKIAKCHPSW, encoded by the coding sequence ATGATGCCAACATCGCGTATTGTTCATAGTGACCCTGATATATTAGGGGGAACTACTGTCTTTGTTGGAACTCGCGTACCAATTAAGACCTTGCTTGATTATCTAGAAGCAGGTGATTCGCTAAATGAGTTTTTAGATCATTTTCCCAGTGTTAGCCGTGAGCAAGCGATCGCAGCACTGGAATGTACAAAAATTGCTAAATGCCATCCTTCCTGGTGA
- a CDS encoding DUF2997 domain-containing protein: METLEFIIYPDGRVQEKVTGIVGNSCAEVTAAIEAQLGQVLNHEPTSEYFAAKVQQSNVANTHTTYSDW, encoded by the coding sequence ATGGAGACATTAGAGTTCATAATCTATCCAGACGGTCGGGTACAAGAGAAAGTCACTGGCATTGTGGGTAATTCATGCGCTGAGGTTACAGCAGCAATAGAGGCACAGCTAGGGCAAGTACTTAATCATGAGCCAACCTCAGAATATTTCGCCGCGAAGGTGCAGCAATCTAATGTGGCGAATACACACACCACTTACAGCGATTGGTAA
- a CDS encoding DUF1257 domain-containing protein, which yields MSHFSQIKTQIRNLDSLKDALTELGVDWKPGPREVRGYRGQTHPAEVSIEQENGYDIGFRWNGKEYELVADLQYWQQNLSVDGFLRQVTQRYAYQTVVKETARVGFQVSEQQKNEDGSIRLVVQRWSA from the coding sequence ATGTCACACTTTAGCCAAATTAAGACTCAAATCCGTAACCTTGATTCTTTGAAAGATGCTTTGACTGAATTGGGCGTAGACTGGAAACCCGGCCCGCGCGAAGTCCGTGGCTATCGCGGTCAAACCCATCCTGCGGAAGTTAGTATTGAGCAGGAAAATGGCTATGACATCGGTTTTAGATGGAATGGCAAGGAATATGAATTGGTGGCTGACTTGCAATATTGGCAGCAAAACCTGTCTGTGGACGGATTCTTGCGCCAGGTAACACAGCGCTATGCTTATCAAACAGTTGTGAAAGAAACCGCTCGTGTTGGTTTTCAAGTCTCTGAACAACAAAAAAATGAAGATGGTTCAATTCGCCTGGTAGTACAGCGCTGGAGTGCGTAA
- a CDS encoding ferredoxin produces the protein MADFLPSPEEEDNRSGLEPELGGFLRDAPERSGLEPELGGLLRQNGVYVDEITCIGCKHCAHVARNTFYIEPDYGRSRVVRQDGDAEEIIQEAIDTCPVDCIHWVDYTELKKLEDERKYQVIPIVGYPVEHAVAASESRRKKQKLKTKKSRY, from the coding sequence ATGGCTGATTTTCTGCCGTCGCCGGAAGAAGAAGATAACCGTTCCGGTTTGGAACCAGAATTAGGGGGTTTTTTACGCGATGCCCCAGAACGTTCTGGTTTGGAACCGGAATTGGGTGGTTTGCTGCGCCAAAATGGTGTTTATGTTGATGAAATCACCTGTATTGGTTGCAAGCATTGCGCTCATGTTGCGCGTAACACTTTTTACATTGAACCAGATTACGGGCGATCGCGCGTGGTTCGCCAAGATGGGGACGCTGAAGAAATTATCCAAGAAGCAATTGACACTTGTCCGGTTGATTGCATTCACTGGGTTGATTACACTGAACTGAAAAAGTTAGAAGACGAGCGCAAATATCAGGTAATTCCTATAGTGGGTTATCCTGTAGAACATGCAGTTGCTGCTAGCGAAAGTCGGCGTAAAAAGCAAAAGTTAAAAACCAAAAAATCCCGTTATTAA
- a CDS encoding YiaA/YiaB family inner membrane protein — MQTIGTQKDSPAWVIQTWAAFVISISMTTFGIVNLPVNGWVKGFMGMGMAFSVGSTFTLAKTTRDLHENRRLTARLDEAKVEKLLSQHDPLNFK, encoded by the coding sequence ATGCAAACAATTGGTACTCAAAAAGACAGTCCGGCTTGGGTTATTCAAACTTGGGCAGCTTTTGTTATTTCTATTTCTATGACCACCTTCGGCATTGTAAACTTACCTGTAAATGGCTGGGTGAAGGGCTTTATGGGTATGGGTATGGCTTTTTCTGTTGGCTCAACTTTTACTTTGGCGAAAACTACTAGAGATTTGCATGAAAATAGAAGATTAACCGCTAGGTTAGACGAGGCAAAAGTAGAAAAATTGCTTTCACAACACGATCCTCTAAATTTCAAATGA